The genomic window CGATGGGGGCTGCCGACAGGCAGTTGGGCCAGGCCTGCTTTGCGGGCTCGCACGCCGACGAGGAGAGCTGTCTTCGACAGTATGCTCAAGACCACCAGATCAGTGCCGCTGCGCTGGTGTACGACGGGTCCGACGCTTCGCCTGTGCTTTCCGGTGAGGACCTTGCGCTCAATGCGGCAATAGCTTCTGCACCTTGGGTGCAGACTGCCGCACAGGGCCGAGCCGCCTGGGGGATTCTCCCCTACAAGACGGAGCTTACTCTCGTGGCAGCGGCCCCGGTGCTGGTCTCGGGGTCTGTCCTTCCCGGGCACGTCTTCGCGGTGGGCCGCAGGCTCAGGGCAGCGGAGCTTGAGGACTACCTGGGACTGGCCTCCTGCCGGGCCTCGGTGCGGTCTTTGAGCGCACAGGAGACGCAGCGGCACGTCAAGCCTCGCGGGCCGGCCGGACCCTCCGGCTTCGCGCACACTGGCCTGGACGTTCGGATCCTGCGCAACGGGGTGCAGGCCCAGTCGGTGCTCTATGGACTGGCCAGGGAGGCACCGGCTGCCCTGGTGAGCGTGTCGATGAACCGTTCGGCGCTCCCGGGCCGTGGGCCCAGCTACGGGATCGCTGCGCTGTGTGCCTTTGCCTGTGCCCTTCTGTTGGGGGCGCTGCTTACCAGTCTGGTGAGCGCCTGGGTTGCACGGCCGCTCGCCGAGCTGCGAGTTCGGGCAGAGGCACTGGCGGAAGGCAGGCGTGACACCCGGCCGGTGGAAGTGCTGACCGATGACGCCCTTGGCCGCGTCGGCTCGGCCTTCAACTACATGATGGCCAACCTCGACCAGGCCCAGCGGCAGGTTCTGCACAGCGAGCGCCTGGCTATGGCCGGTAAGATGGCGGCTTCCATCGCGCACGAAGTCCGCAATGTGCTGTCGCCGATCCAGTTGCGCGCCGAGATGCTTCTGCAGGGCGTCCAGGATCCCCTGGCTCGTGAGAGCCTCCATGGGATGCGCGACGAAATCCGGCGAAGTACCGCACTGTTGCGCAGTCTCCTGGACTTCGCACGCAGCGACACGGAGACCTTCCGACCCGTGGTCGTCTCCGATGTCTTGCAGAAGGTCATCACACTGGTCGGCCCCCAGGCGAGGAAGGCAGCGGTGCGCTTCTCGCTGCAAGACAGCACCACGGACTGCCGGGTGTGGGGCGACCAAGCAGAGCTTCTGCAGATGTGCGTGAACCTCCTCAACAATGCCCTCGAGGCGGGGGCCAAGAACGTCACCCTTGCCGCCGAGACGCGGTCGGACAGCGTGCGACTGGTGGTCGCCGACGACGGACCGG from Armatimonadia bacterium includes these protein-coding regions:
- a CDS encoding HAMP domain-containing sensor histidine kinase; translated protein: MSFSDSIALHLAGAKRCSLGRTLARLPFARKLILAFAVAIGVPLVGYAFVVDSLTRVRLDAIDESALRQSLLVAEQHVEAQGVELLYETTMGAADRQLGQACFAGSHADEESCLRQYAQDHQISAAALVYDGSDASPVLSGEDLALNAAIASAPWVQTAAQGRAAWGILPYKTELTLVAAAPVLVSGSVLPGHVFAVGRRLRAAELEDYLGLASCRASVRSLSAQETQRHVKPRGPAGPSGFAHTGLDVRILRNGVQAQSVLYGLAREAPAALVSVSMNRSALPGRGPSYGIAALCAFACALLLGALLTSLVSAWVARPLAELRVRAEALAEGRRDTRPVEVLTDDALGRVGSAFNYMMANLDQAQRQVLHSERLAMAGKMAASIAHEVRNVLSPIQLRAEMLLQGVQDPLARESLHGMRDEIRRSTALLRSLLDFARSDTETFRPVVVSDVLQKVITLVGPQARKAAVRFSLQDSTTDCRVWGDQAELLQMCVNLLNNALEAGAKNVTLAAETRSDSVRLVVADDGPGMDETTRDHALEPFYTTKPAGQGTGLGLSICQSVVNGHGGTIVVESTKDVGTRMVVTLPILEINGAHPSSGY